A single Xylanimonas cellulosilytica DSM 15894 DNA region contains:
- a CDS encoding muconolactone Delta-isomerase family protein has protein sequence MLFYVQMKWNYQGAMTQEELWEREIAEAAFATGPNGDKYLKVVGIYKVASQHRVIAIVEAETADDLDRHSMFGLPMGDILEFEHVWALRDYGPFIEDIHRRGELFA, from the coding sequence GTGCTGTTCTACGTGCAGATGAAGTGGAACTACCAGGGCGCGATGACCCAGGAAGAACTCTGGGAGCGCGAGATCGCCGAGGCCGCCTTCGCCACCGGCCCGAACGGTGACAAGTACCTCAAGGTGGTGGGCATCTACAAGGTCGCGTCGCAGCATCGCGTCATCGCCATCGTCGAGGCTGAGACGGCCGACGACCTGGACCGCCACTCCATGTTCGGGCTGCCGATGGGCGACATCTTGGAGTTCGAGCACGTGTGGGCCCTCCGCGACTACGGGCCGTTCATCGAAGACATCCACCGGCGCGGCGAGCTCTTCGCCTGA
- a CDS encoding EthD family reductase — translation MTTEEFQDYWISVHAQEFAAKIPQIKKYKVNRILPVGPAPVFHGMAEIWLENEAEQLASLQSPEFVDGARADEPRWAAFWQSLGLDTTTVPIVAAGHGTPHKLVVLVKRKGGIPLSVFRRYALDTIGARVREVEGLRDACLCVVGDGAYGVGEARFDAAFQLWFDDVEAVSQARRSAAYDAVARELNDSCDSVYEFVCEENAII, via the coding sequence ATGACTACCGAAGAGTTCCAGGACTACTGGATCTCGGTCCACGCCCAGGAGTTCGCCGCCAAGATCCCGCAGATCAAGAAGTACAAGGTCAACCGCATCCTGCCGGTCGGCCCGGCGCCCGTGTTCCACGGCATGGCCGAGATCTGGCTGGAGAACGAGGCCGAGCAGCTCGCCTCGCTCCAGTCGCCCGAGTTCGTCGACGGTGCCCGCGCGGACGAGCCGCGCTGGGCGGCGTTCTGGCAGTCGCTGGGCCTCGACACCACCACGGTGCCCATCGTGGCGGCCGGGCACGGCACGCCCCACAAGCTCGTGGTGCTCGTCAAGCGCAAGGGCGGCATCCCGCTGTCCGTCTTCCGGCGGTACGCGCTCGACACGATCGGTGCGCGGGTCCGTGAGGTCGAGGGCTTGCGGGACGCCTGCCTGTGCGTCGTCGGCGACGGCGCCTACGGCGTCGGCGAGGCGCGGTTCGACGCCGCGTTCCAGCTCTGGTTCGACGACGTCGAGGCGGTGTCACAGGCCAGGCGCAGCGCGGCGTACGACGCCGTCGCGCGGGAGCTGAACGACTCGTGCGACAGCGTCTACGAGTTCGTGTGCGAAGAGAACGCCATTATCTGA
- a CDS encoding thiamine pyrophosphate-binding protein, whose product MAGKTGNHKVVEQLLADGITHMFGNPGTVEQGLLDALRDYPEMQYVLTLQESVAVLMADGHARATKRPGLAQIHSSPGLGNAIGAMYQAMRGHSPVVVIGGDAGVGYANLDAQMAADLVGMARPVTKWATAVLDERSVLRTLRRAVKVATTAPMGPVYVCLPADVLDRLNHETVFPSCRIVPPAAPAAETVARIAGLLAQAQTPAIFVGDGVAYSGAQPELAELAELLGAPVWGVDSGELNLDTTHPCYQGQTGHMFGESSLPITKRADVVLVVGTYMLPEVFPEVGDIYRDDAAVVHVDADPDAIAKNHRVDIGVTADPKATLRAIVDTLRASVAPAWAVEHAARFEALRTGRREPVSGRSVVYRAFLEALAAQVDDDVVIFDEALTGSDLLTHYLPPRTPERFFQTRGGSLGVGIPGAMAAQLAFPDKTVIGFTGDGGSMYTIQALWTAAHCAIPAKFVVLSNRTYGLLQNNIDQYWKTQGVAAHEYPDSFSLTNPDIDFVALATGQGVDAVRVSTPDEARAAAAAMLASDGPFLVDVVI is encoded by the coding sequence ATGGCTGGTAAGACCGGCAACCACAAGGTCGTCGAGCAGCTCCTGGCCGACGGCATCACCCACATGTTCGGCAACCCGGGAACCGTGGAGCAGGGTCTCCTCGACGCGCTGCGCGACTACCCGGAGATGCAGTACGTGCTCACCCTCCAGGAGTCCGTCGCCGTCCTCATGGCCGACGGGCACGCCCGGGCCACGAAGCGCCCGGGCCTGGCCCAGATCCACAGCTCCCCGGGGCTGGGCAACGCGATCGGCGCGATGTACCAGGCGATGCGCGGCCACTCGCCCGTCGTCGTCATCGGCGGCGACGCCGGCGTCGGCTACGCCAACCTGGACGCGCAGATGGCCGCCGACCTGGTGGGCATGGCCCGCCCGGTCACCAAGTGGGCCACCGCGGTGCTCGACGAGCGGTCGGTCCTGCGCACGCTGCGGCGCGCGGTCAAGGTGGCCACGACCGCGCCGATGGGTCCCGTGTACGTCTGCCTGCCGGCCGACGTGCTCGACCGGCTCAACCACGAGACCGTGTTCCCCTCCTGCCGGATCGTGCCGCCGGCCGCGCCGGCAGCAGAGACGGTCGCACGGATCGCGGGCCTCCTGGCGCAGGCGCAGACCCCCGCGATCTTCGTCGGCGACGGCGTCGCGTACTCCGGCGCGCAGCCGGAGCTGGCGGAGCTGGCCGAGCTGCTCGGTGCACCCGTGTGGGGCGTGGACTCCGGCGAGCTGAACCTGGACACCACGCACCCCTGCTACCAGGGGCAGACCGGGCACATGTTCGGCGAGTCCAGCCTGCCGATCACGAAGCGGGCCGACGTCGTCCTCGTCGTCGGCACGTACATGCTCCCGGAGGTGTTCCCCGAGGTGGGGGACATCTACCGCGACGACGCCGCCGTCGTGCACGTCGACGCCGATCCGGACGCGATCGCGAAGAACCACCGGGTCGACATCGGAGTCACCGCAGACCCGAAGGCCACGCTGCGCGCGATCGTCGACACGCTGCGGGCCTCGGTCGCGCCGGCGTGGGCGGTCGAGCACGCGGCCCGGTTCGAGGCGCTGCGCACCGGCCGCCGGGAGCCCGTCTCCGGGCGGTCCGTGGTCTACCGGGCCTTCCTGGAGGCGCTCGCCGCGCAGGTCGACGACGACGTCGTGATCTTCGACGAGGCGCTGACCGGATCGGACCTGCTGACCCACTACCTGCCGCCCCGGACGCCGGAACGGTTCTTCCAGACGCGCGGAGGATCGCTCGGCGTGGGCATTCCGGGCGCCATGGCGGCACAGCTCGCCTTCCCCGACAAGACGGTCATCGGGTTCACCGGCGACGGCGGCAGCATGTACACGATCCAGGCGCTGTGGACCGCCGCGCACTGTGCGATCCCCGCCAAGTTCGTGGTGCTCAGCAACCGCACCTACGGCCTGCTCCAGAACAACATCGACCAGTACTGGAAGACGCAGGGAGTCGCGGCCCACGAGTACCCCGACAGCTTCTCGCTGACCAACCCCGACATCGACTTCGTCGCGCTGGCCACGGGTCAGGGAGTCGACGCCGTGCGGGTCTCGACGCCGGACGAGGCGCGAGCGGCAGCCGCCGCGATGCTCGCCAGCGACGGGCCCTTCCTCGTCGACGTCGTCATCTAG
- a CDS encoding type 1 glutamine amidotransferase domain-containing protein: MKKVLCIMSEWGYWGEELVGPLDVLNEHGYQVDFVSPKGGRPIALPPSHDETFMDPALGKLVTSPHFAERTRQIEESDLFDGIRSLAEWFPERPYFNSENFGHQLEAYYTARDACWEQLGQYSALLLPGGSGPMVDVVNNQRVHDVILGFLAQDKLIAAECYCVTTLAFARDWTDRTSIIRGKHVTGHALEYDYKDGTGFAVSELNYGPPFYPLELILRDAVGPDGKFHGGVGRPTSTVLDYPFLTGRSTQDSVLVGELMVQALEQGLRRYGW, translated from the coding sequence GTGAAGAAAGTCCTTTGCATCATGTCCGAATGGGGCTACTGGGGCGAGGAGCTCGTCGGCCCGCTGGACGTGCTGAACGAGCACGGATATCAGGTCGACTTCGTTTCCCCGAAGGGTGGGCGCCCTATCGCCCTTCCGCCCAGCCATGACGAGACCTTCATGGACCCGGCGCTGGGCAAGCTGGTGACCAGCCCGCATTTCGCCGAGCGAACCCGACAGATCGAGGAGAGCGACCTCTTCGACGGGATCCGCAGCCTCGCAGAATGGTTCCCCGAGCGGCCGTACTTCAACAGCGAGAACTTCGGGCACCAGCTCGAGGCGTACTACACCGCGCGGGACGCCTGCTGGGAGCAGCTCGGCCAGTACAGCGCGCTGCTGCTGCCGGGCGGTAGCGGCCCGATGGTCGACGTCGTCAACAACCAGCGGGTGCACGACGTGATCCTGGGCTTCCTGGCGCAGGACAAGCTGATCGCTGCCGAGTGCTACTGCGTGACGACGCTGGCCTTCGCTCGCGACTGGACCGACCGCACGAGCATCATCCGTGGCAAGCACGTCACGGGCCACGCCCTGGAGTACGACTACAAGGACGGCACGGGCTTCGCGGTCAGCGAGCTGAACTACGGTCCGCCGTTCTACCCGCTGGAGCTCATCCTGCGCGACGCCGTCGGCCCAGACGGCAAGTTCCACGGGGGTGTCGGCCGGCCGACGTCGACCGTGCTCGACTACCCGTTCCTGACGGGCCGCTCCACCCAGGACTCGGTGCTGGTAGGTGAGCTCATGGTCCAGGCGCTCGAGCAGGGGCTGCGCCGGTATGGCTGGTAA
- a CDS encoding RloB family protein produces the protein MGKPPKRAIGAPRNTRRASGERAARARVLVVVGGKRTEDDYFRWVNQQIRGVNVRVVSKGRDPRGLLEEATRLRDEERATARRADDASNVYDAVWVVTDVDDFARDLAQLRGRRLDGIALAISNPCFEVWLVAHVDPNPKAAGAAVRGQARELGLVSGNDGKAPLLEQIAGRFAHAERTALRLRAQHAGVSEFPADAPSTNVDMVVRDLLDRAASSGMPVEDL, from the coding sequence ATGGGGAAGCCGCCGAAACGAGCCATCGGCGCGCCTCGGAACACCCGACGGGCAAGCGGTGAACGCGCGGCCCGCGCCCGGGTGCTCGTCGTCGTCGGCGGGAAGCGGACCGAGGACGACTACTTCCGGTGGGTGAACCAGCAGATCCGCGGCGTCAACGTCCGCGTCGTCAGCAAAGGGCGCGACCCGCGAGGACTGCTCGAGGAAGCCACGCGTCTGCGAGACGAAGAGCGAGCGACAGCGAGGCGGGCTGACGACGCCTCCAACGTCTACGACGCCGTCTGGGTGGTGACCGACGTCGATGACTTCGCGCGGGATCTCGCCCAGCTGCGGGGCCGGCGTCTGGACGGGATCGCGCTGGCCATCTCCAACCCGTGCTTCGAGGTCTGGCTTGTCGCGCACGTGGACCCGAACCCGAAGGCGGCGGGTGCCGCGGTGCGCGGGCAGGCGCGTGAGCTGGGGCTCGTCTCGGGCAACGACGGCAAGGCGCCGCTGCTTGAGCAGATCGCCGGACGGTTCGCGCATGCGGAGCGGACGGCGCTACGCCTGCGGGCTCAGCACGCTGGTGTGTCGGAGTTCCCGGCCGATGCGCCGTCGACGAACGTGGACATGGTGGTGCGGGACCTGCTCGACCGGGCCGCGTCGTCGGGCATGCCGGTCGAGGATCTCTAG